From bacterium:
AGTTGTCATCGCAATAAAGTACCAGACGAGAATTGCCGCAATCGGTAATCCACCCGTTGGAGTAAAGTTCGCTGGTGGCACATTCGCAGTGAGATAATCCATCCCGCCGAGAGTGAAGAATGCAGTTACGACCAATACGATGAATCAGATAAAAATGAGACGGAATTGTACGATATCGGCATAGACGACCGAGCGTAACCCTCCGGTAACGATGTACATTGACGAAGTAAGAATTCCTATCGCTAATGCCCACGGGAAGGATAGCCCGAACGCCATCTGCAATAAGGTGGTGACCATCAGAATATAGGCGCCGGGAACAGTCGTCAGGAATTGAAATCCGGCACCAAGCAATGCTGCGCGTCGTCCATACGCAATTTCCAATTGATCGGGAATGCTGAGGAGGCGTGAGCCTTGCGATTGCTTTGCCAACTTCAATGCAAAGATTAACGCATAAATGTAATAGGGAACGCCAAAGACAAACCAATTCGATAACCCGTACAAGTATGAGTACTCCCCAACACCAAGGATTCCGCCGTAGAAAGTAGAGACCGTAGTGGCAACAAAGGCGGGCAGCGTCAACCGGCGGCTGGCGACGAAGAAATCTTCGCTACCACTGCGGGAGCTGCGAAGAGCAAAAAAGCCAGCAATCAAGGATGCGAGGAAATAGCCGGCGATTACAGTGTAGTCGCCGCCGTCTAACCCAAAATGTGAAGTCTTCGAGTAATCAGTTGGCATCACGAAAAGATAGCATTACGGCAACGTTTCCCCTAAAACAATCCAGTAAGTCACGAGATTACTTCAGAAAACGAAGGGGTTGAACAAGCTGTCCGTTGGAGGTCGTTGAGCCCTTAGTGGTTTACTAATCATGTCGCTGTAATCTTTCCATTTCTTTCGGCAGTAATTCCACACGCCACAGCCCTTCGGTACAGTTTTCGCACATTGGCAATGGCGGCGCTTTGCTGTCGATAAACTGTCGCCGGAATTTTCGCGCCTTTTCCCCATTCCACACTGTTGCGAAACCATCCTGAAAGACATTGCCATAAGAATGTTCGGAATTTTTATCGAAGCAGCACGGCACCAATTCCCCATCGGCATGGACGACCGGATGCCACCACAACCGCCCGCAGCCAATCCACTTCCGCCGCAATATCAGTTTTCCCGACTCATCCTCGGTGTATCGCCAGAATTTTTTTTTCGTCGGGAGAAAATGCTTCGCGACTGGATCGTGCAGTCGTTCGATCTGCATCGTTTTGAATACTAATCCGTCACATCCGATTTTCTTCGCAAAAGCAGGCGCATCCTGCCATTGATGCTCATTCGTTTTCGCCAGCAACATCTGCATCGTGAGAATGGGGCCGCGTCCGCCATTGGCATCACGCGCCTTCCGCAACGCTTGGACTCCTTCGATGACTTTATCGAGTCGGCCGCCGACCCGGTACAACTCAAAGGTATCCTGGGTCGTACCATCGATCGAGAGAATTAACTCGGTGAGACCGCTTGCGACCAAGCGTTCCGGCCAATCGTTTTTTGCGAGCAGGGTCGCATTGGTCGAAGTAAGGGAGTAGGTTTTCGTGGCGGAGCATATTTGAGCAATTTTGTCGAAATGGCGCACCATCAAGGGTTCGCCTTGATTGAATAGCAGGACGTGCGCGATTTTCCCGCGAAACATCTTCCACAATTCGGCAAACGCTTCGATCGATACTTCTCCAGTACGCCCCAATTCGCCGCGCCCCACCGGACATTCGGGACATTTCAAATTACAGCGCGCAATTGGCTCGATCATCGCACTCGAAGGAAACGGCGCTGTCTCATCCCGCGGCATAACCAATCGTGTCCACGCCTGAGTCAGCAATGTGCCGTAGCGCGACGGGTTCGCCAGTGTCGTCTGCAACAGTTTCGCTACCTGTTTATTTCCCAATCCTTCGAGCATTTTTTCCTTTCGTCATACTCAATATACGATTGGACGACCTCGGCTTATACAGGTATATTCCCACAAGATGAAGAGTATCGAACTATTTTTACTAATGGCGACGCTATCGATGGCGGGCATGATCCTGTATGACCGGGTAATGCTGCTATTAAAACGTCCGCCCGGACTTCTATTTAATGCCGCATTGGTGGCATTGCTTGTCGGTGCAGTGTTCTCCCATGCCCTCATTTTGCGTGGTGTGGTGTGGTCGCTACTGTTTTTCGCGATAACGACTGTCGTTCCCTACCTCGTCGAAGCTATCGGTGTCCGTACCGGAATTCCGTTCGGGCATTACCGCTATACGAAGCTCATGGAACCGTTTGGCCCATTCGGAGTACCAGTCGCAGTCGCCGGGATTTGGCCGGTTGTGTTATACTTCAGTGTGGTCGATGCCGAAGTACTTTTCACCTATTTCGATTGGACGATGTCGCTATCGCGGTTACTGCCTACTGCCGCTGTAATCGCCATGGCTGCCGATTTCCTCATCGAGCCGACTTTGGTCACGAAAGGGTATTGGATTTGGGATCGTGAGCGAAGCTCCCGTATCCGCTGGCGGACGATTCCTTGGACGAATTTTGTTGGTTGGTTTGGCACGGCATTGTTTACCCTCATTCTCGCCTTTGCCGCCAACGGATTTCTCTTGCCTCACCAACCGAATTTTACCGGTGACTGGTTGTTTCCGGCGCCGCTACTCTGGGCAGGGCTTGGTGTATTGAATCTGGTGTTTGCCGCGCTCCATGACCGGATTCCCGAAGTTGTCATCGGCGGGATTGTTGTCTGTCTCTGTGCCTTCTGGTTGTTCTATCAAATGGCATTTGTATGAGCGACACCCACCACACCCAGCGCATCGAACAATACTACCGCGACATGCGCAGTTTAATCGATATCGTCACGGCACAGAATGGGTACGCGAATCTCGGTTGGCTACCGGAACACTCTTCCGGTGATTATCAGACCGCGCAAAGATTGTTGGTGCGAACTATTGCGGATCAATTACAATTGCGGCCACAGTTTCGCGTATTGGAAATTGGTTGCGGGTTAGGCGGCCCGGCACGACAAATCGCTACTGAGTTCTCATGCGAAGTTTATGGTCTCGAACTTCTCCGCTCGCAAATCGATGCCGGGCAAAAAACACTAACTGCTAAAGACACAATTCACTTAATCCAAGCATCCGCTCAAGCGCTTCCGTTTCCACGAGAGACTTTCGAGGCGGTGTATTCGCTCGAGAGCGCATTCCATTATCCCGATAAGTCGAAATTTGTTTCCGAAGTGGCGGCGGTGTTAAAGCCGGGAGGAAGGTTTGCCATTGCCGATGTGTTATTCACGGGAAACCGGCGGAACGGTTGGCGGGAACGGCAAGTACTGCGGGCGTTAGGCGCACACTCGCTCTATACGGAAGCCAAGTATCGTGAAGCGGCTCAACAGAATGGATTGCGATTCGTCTCCCGGACCGATTTGACTTCTGGCGTTTGTCGTTCGGTACAGAAAATGGCACCGCTCATTTTTCAACATTGGCACACCTTGCGGGATGCTCATTATGCGAATTGGTACCTCCTTGCTATTGCAGCAATCGCAAAGCTTTCTCCGATTACATACCCCATCGTTCCGGTTCGTTACACACTGCTCGGGTTTGAGAAGTCGCTTCGGTAGGATAAACACTTTTGTCTGTCCACTGTTTCGCTGTTGTAGAAGATGTCGAAATGCGCCCATAACTGGTGGCGACGGGCTTCCAAACCCGTTTCTGTTGTTATAATTTTGATGCGTCATTTATCTACGGGCGGGCTTGGGAACCCGACCCTACTACAAAACAAAAGGGGCGTATATCATACGCCCCTAAACCCATCACCTTCTCCGCGACAGGAACCCGTTTCGGCTCACCGTAGGTAATGTCGCTGTCACGAATTCCGAACCCCGAATCCCGAGCCCATGATTACGACACTTTCACTTCCGGGACTTTCTTGTCGGTGGTCCCTTTGATGTAGTGTTGTTGGACGATGGTCGCCAGATTGTAATAGAAGTAATACAATACTAAGCCGCTCGGCAGCGAATTAAAGAATACCGCCATCATTACCGGCATCATGTATAACATAATTTTCTGGTTCGGATCGTTCGACGCGGTCTGCTTTCCCATATAGAATTGGGTGACGCCCATCAGTATCGGCAGCAATGCGACATTGACCCCGTACAAGGGGATGCTGAACGGTAGAATAAACAACGCTTCCGGTTGGGAAAGGTCTTGAATCCATAACATGAACGGCGCACCGCGTAACTCAATCGTCGAGCGGAATACGATAAACAAGGAATACAGCACTGGCATCTGCAATAGCATCGGCAGACACCCGGCGGCGGGATTTACCTTATATTCCGCATAAATCTTGAACATCTCCTCTTGCATTTTCTTCGGATTGTCTTTGTACTTTTCGCGCATCTCCTGCATAATCGGCTGAATGATCTGCATTTCCTTCATACTGCGGAATTGCTTCGCAGTAAGCGGCCAAAGTATCACTTTAATCAGAATTGTGAAGAGAAGAATAACGATACCGTAATTCGGAACGAATTGATACAGGAATGTCAATGTCCACAATACCGCTTTGGAGAAGGGACGAATAATCGCCCAACCCCAATTCATAATCAGGTCAAGCTTTGGCGCAAACGCGCCGACATAGCTGTTCTTGAGCGGTCCCCAATAGACCCGGGTCGAGAACTCCGCCATCGCTGTCGTAGGTACTGTCACCAGAATCCGTTGAGTTTTCCAAGTGGGGTTCAGTCCAATTTCCGACGACATTTCCACCGCAGTACCCGGCTTCTTCGGCGAAACCGCCACGACGAAATATTTACTGCGTTGCGCGACCCATTGCGTCGTGCCCGATGCGTTGAACTTCTCTGGTTTATCCGCCGATGGGGCAAATTCTTCATGGGTACCGTTGGAATACTCACCGAGCCAAACGTGGCTTCCGACGAAATACTCTTCTCCGGTTTGGGTCATACTGCTGATGGCGGTACTATGAACATCCTCAGTCGGCGATAAGCCGGGCGATATCGACCAAACGCCGGACTCGCCGAGGGTAGTCAATTTCTCCGCTTGATAGCGCGCTGTAATCTCAAATTCAAAGGAACCCCCTTTGAAGGTGTACAGCAGTTCGACATTGCCGAACGGCTCCACCGCGCCGTGCAAGGTAACGGTGCGGGTATCGTTCTCGGATAGCTTAATCAACGAATCGGTCGAAGTGAATTGAACGAATTCAACCGTGCGCATGCCACCATCACGGAACTGGAGACCCGGTGCAATCGAGTATCCTTCATCCTTCCGGACAGTTTCGACGGTGTCCTTGATATACTTCCCGTTCGGATGCAGTTTCCAATGGAGGAAGCGTGCGCCGTCCCACCCCAATACAGCGGTGTACAGCGGTGTGACAATTGTCGTTACCCCTTTCGCGGGATCGGCGATCTGCTTGAACCACGGCTTTTCGACGACGGGTGGTACAAGCGGTGTCGTGGTACTCGTTATGGCAGATGTATCGGCTCGTACGCCGGTTTCCGCAGGCGGTTTCGCGGCGGGAATGGTATCGTGCGATTGCGTTACCGGCGGCGGTGGTACGGGAGTTGGCGCCCACAATTTTTCCAGATAGGGCGTTAATATTAGCACCAGGCCGATGAGGAGGATGGCAATCCAAGCGTTTCTATCCATAGTCTCTTTGTGACTGCCGAAACAAAGGCAAGTCGTATCCTTTTCTGATGAATCGACACAAAGTAGTCAAGCCATTCCCTGAGTGCAAAAGTGGCAAAGAACAATAGGAAGGGGGGTAAATCGGCAAATTGTTCGTTAAGAGCAAGACGGAAGTCAATTTTAGCGATTAAACCGAAAAACTTGAAATTTGTCCAAAAAGTGGGAACCAGTGAAAGCATACGGCGTTTAAATATCGTAAGTCAATTTCACACAGGAGTTTGTCGTGTTGATTCTCATTCGAAACTTGCACTTTCGCATCGACCAAACTGTGCGTAAATTTATCGAACAGTCGATTCAACGCAAGTTAGAAAAGTATGGCAATCACATTCGGCGGGTTACGATTCAACTGATTGATTTTAACAGTCGCCATGACGGAAACAATAAGAGCTGTCGGATTGAGGTTCGACTCTCAACCAATGCAATTGTTTTTGTTGAAAAAATCAGCAAAGACTTAATTCATTCCGTGGAGGAAGCGGCAGAGCGGGCATCGGGAGCGGTTTCCCGTTCGGTCGGACGTTCCCGCGCCAAGCGTCGTTCCGTCCAACTTGCCATCGATTAACAACAACCTTATTCCCATGTATTTCCGGTCGTAGTAGAATGCAGCCTTATTACAAAATTGCCACCGCTGCATTCTACTGCGAATGATTATGGATCACCTCTACCATGAAACCACGAACCTTACGCTATACATTCCTTTCAATCCTTCTTGCGATTGTCACCTATACTGCAATCTGGGGAAAACGCTCGTTTGAAGCGTGGTGCCCGTTTGGCGGGATGGAGAGTCTCTGGGGATTGTTTACAGTGGGACAATTCAGTTGCGTGACTGGCCCACTCAATCTCTCGATGTTGGTAGCAATCATCGTATTGGCGATTCTCGCCAAGAAGACATTCTGTAGTTGGGGGTGTCCAATCGGTTTTCTGCAGGAATTGCAAAACAAAGTAACGCGTCGCTTCTTTCCGAATCGCAAGCCATTGAATCCAAAACTGAACTCATGGCTAAAACCGTTGCGGTACATTACACTGGTGGTAGCGCTCTATTTTACCTACCGCACTGGAGAACTAATCCTGCGGGGATATGATCCGTTTTACATCATTTTTTCGGGATTTGGGCATGGTACGTTGGGTTGGGTTAGCGTAACGATATTGGGATTGCTGTTCATCGGTGCGTTCATTATTCCGATGTTTTTCTGCCGTTACTTCTGCCCGTTAGGCGCGACGCTCGATCCATTTAGCCGGATTGGATTGATAAAGATTGTTCGGAATACCGAAACTTGTTTGGAGTGTGGTGATTGTGCCACAGCCTGCCCCCACGACATAAAACCATTTACAGTAACCCGAGTGAATCATCGTGACTGTACGAATTGTCTGGAATGCATCCAAGCCTGCCCCGTTGACGACTGTCTCGTCCTAAAACTTTCTCCCCAGGTGAAATCATGAAAATTTCCAAGTATCTCTTACCAATTCTGACTGTTGTTGCACTGATTGGCGGGTATTGGTTGCGGCTGGCATTCACCCAACCAACCACCTCGGTTGAGTTCGACATGGTGGATGCTGCTACCGTCTCGCAAGTGGTGTGTACGGTGGATGGCGTGAAATGCAAAGGAACTGCGAACTTCTTTACGGGGCTGTTTGATGGGGTGGAAGGTGTGAAGGGAATTGAAACAGTTGCATCGGAGCATCGGGCATCAATAAGTTATGATCCGAAACTCATCACGCCGGCTCGCATCAAGGAAATCATTGAACAGGAAATTCCTCTGCAGGATGGTACGAAACGACAGGTGTTTCGCTGCCTCGATATGAAAAAAATATAATTTGACGAATCGATCGATATTGGTTTCCTACGAAAAAGGGCGGACACGAGGTTCGCCCTTTTGCATGAGTTTGTAATTGAAACTTACTTCAATACTACAAACTTCCGGGATACCGATTGCGAACCGGCGGATAACTTGGCGAAGTAAGCGCCAGATGTGAGTTGCTCGCCCTGCAACTTCACAGAATAGGTTCCTGCCTCCTGCGACCAATCGAACACCGTTCCGACACTCCTCCCGGTAATATCAAACAGCTCAAACTTTACCTTCGCTGTTTTTGGTAACGTGTAGGTAAGTGTCGCACTCGCATTAAAGGGATTGGGATAGAGTTGCTCGATCTGGAAGTCGCCGGGGATTGCCTCACCAATACGATCAACAACACCTAATGTAGAATGTGTGTAAACACCGAACTCAGTAGATGCTGCTACATATACTGATGAGCCAACTGCACAGATGCCGTAAGCAGAAGTAAGTGTTTCGTAATAACCGACTTCATGTGAAAATGTGGGATTGCTGATATTAATCACTCGAATTCCTTGATCCCAATCCGCTACATATGCATATTCTCCAGATATCGCCACTCCATATGCGACGCCTGAAGTGTTGTAGTTGCCAATTTCTTGCGGTGATGTTACATTACTGATATCGATTATCCGTAAACCAAAACCAGCGTCAGCGACAAAAGCAATGCTACCAACAACAGCGACATTGTATGCTACTCCAGGTGTGTTATAGAAGCCAACTTCTTGCGGAGACAAAGGATTACTTACATCAATGATTCGCAACCCATAGTCATAGTCTGCGACAAATGCATAATTACCAATAACTTTTACTTTCATTGCTCTACCAGGGGTATCAAAGAAACCAACTTCAAAAGGGTTGGAAGGATTACTGATATTAATAATCCGTAGTCCTCGATCAGAAGCGGCGACATAGCAGAAATTGCCAACAACAAACACCCCATTCGCGCTTCCTGGAGTAACGAATTGTCCAACTTCTTGTGGATTGGCAACATCACTAATGTTTATGATGCGGATTCCATCGTCTTCACAAGCAATATATGCAAAATTGTTCGATACTGTCGTGCTCCTAGAAAATACAACTGGTAATTTGAGCCGCCCGTCAGTTCGTAAAACCGATGGATTATGGATATCAATAATAAACAAGTCATCATAGACATCTGTAACAAAAGCATGATTACCGTATAGTACAACATCCGTCGCTTGACTTGGTGAATCAATAAATCCAGCCATACAAGGGTTAGAGGGATTACTTATGTTTAAGATATTCAAACCTCGGTCGTGCCTTGCGATAAAAGCATGAGATCCTGTGATCGTAATGTCGTCACCACCACCATTGAATACAAGAACCTCCTGTGGTTGCGAAGGATTGCTAATGTTAATGATATATAAACTGTCGTCTTGCACGGTTACATACGCAAAACTGTTATATATTACAACACTACTTGCAAAACTTCGAGTAACAAAGGATCCTATTTCTCGAGGTTGGGAGGGATTGCTTTTGTCGATAATTCTAAGCCCAGAAAGACCGTCTGCGATGTAAACGAAATTGCCATTAACTGCAATATCTTTTGCATGACCTGGTGAGTCAAAATGTCCAACTTCTTGAGGCATTGCTGGATTAACAATATTTATTATCCTTAATCCGGAATTATCATCAGCTACAAAAACAAAATTACCCTGAACAACAACATTTGTAGCATAATCGGGTGTATTATAAGAACCGATGATTTGTGCGTTACTCGGAGTGCTAACATCAACGATATATAATCCATTGTTTCCATTTGCAATAAATGCATAGCTTCCGAATATCGTTACACCAGAAGCATAACCTGGTGTATCAACAGATCCAACCTCTTGTGGAACTCGTGGATTTGCTATATTTATTATCCGCAATCCTCGGTCGCCATCAGCAACGTAACAGAAATTTCCAGAAACTGCCACCCCACTTGCAGACCCAGGCGTATCATAACGTCCAATGATAAATGGAGAAATTGGATTTTCAAAGTCTACAATCTCTACACCTGAGAGTGAATTAGCGATGTAAACGTAATTGCCTTGTACTGCAACGCTTGTCGCACTTGGTCCTATCAATCGACCTATGCAACGAACATTTGAACTGTCTTGAGCAAGTGCGCAGGTTACAACTGATGTACTTACGAACAGATTGACGCAGATGGCTACTACTATGCGATGAAACATCGGAGACCCTCCGGTTAGTTCGAATTTTTATAGGTTGTTGAGAGTGAATGACAAACAACACAACAGTAACAAAATTAGCAAAGACTTTGAGACAATACAATAAAGATTTCAAATAATATTGTTTTTACATATGTATACTGTTCGTCAACAGAAATGGGCGGACAGTGGCGTCCGCCCCTACTCTACGAAATGATTACTATATCACAAAAGAATTACCGCAGTTTCCAAGCGAAACCGATGTTCACAAAACCGCCCGCCAGTTGGCTGGTGCTGCCATTGTACTCGCTCGCGATTTTACTCGGATTGCTGGCAGTTTGAGACTTGTTCAATGTCGTCTCATAGGCAATGTGCAGTGACATTGCTTGCGTGAAATCGTAGGTACCGCCAAGTGTTATATGGCTCTCAACAATCGCCGGGAAAATGGAGAATACGGTCTCCGATGGAACAGGATTGGAACCAAACGCATAACCAACCCGACCGGTGAATTTATCCGTGCACTTATGTTCGAGTCCGATCCGGAACATAATCGCATCTTTCCATTCCATCGGGAAATCGACATTGAAATCACCATTGATGCCCATCAAACGATTGATGTTCGCATTCTTACCATTCTTCAAGCTGAGCGCCATCTTCTCGTATGCATCCTTCCAATTGATGTACTCAACGTCGCAGGCAACGGTTAATTTCTCAGTGGCTTTGAATCCAACACCAATGCCAATCGATTGGGGATTGATTAACTCCGCTTCGAGATTGTATTCGTCTTCCATGCCTAACGCGGGATTGATGCCCATCGCAGCAAATGATGCTAACACTCTGGCGCGGGCGGTGTCAACTGGCATTCCTGCACCAACATACGCACCGACCATTTTAGCAAAGGCGTCGTTGAATTGGGCGGACATATCCATCGTCGCCTTGCCATTCTTATGGGTCAATGTCACAGGGGAAGAATAATTGAATCCAAGCGACAACTTCTCACATGGCTTATAGGCAAAACCAATTTTGCCGCCGAAACTGATTGCGGTAAGGTCACTCATTTTCGCTGCGGCGGTTAGTTCAGTATAGCTAAGGGGAGGACTGGCAAACATCTGGCCAAACGTGACGCCCGGTTGTGCAATCCCTTGCAGGAATGACGGCGGCATCGAGAACGGCATTTCAAATTCTAATTGGCTATAGAAGAGATGCAACGAGATGCCCGCCGCAAATTTATCGTTGAATTTATAGGCAAAACTTGGTCCAACTTGAATCGTTCCTAACTTGGAGTGGTAGGTCTGCGGGATATAGTTGCCACTGGCATCCTTATAGAGTGCATGATTCAATTTGAAATCAGCGCCCATACCGCCTAATGTGAACAGACCGATGCCCCACGATAGTTTTTTCATCGGGCTGCGGTCGGAAACATAGCCGATACCGCCGGTAGGATAGGTGTTGGCGTCGCCGGTCTTGTCGTTCAGATTATTCTTAAATTTCACGATGGGCATGAGTGCACCGAAATTTACGCCAACGCCCGCGCCTTCCATAAATGCAATGCCAGCCGGATTGGTCATCATGAGCGATGGGCTGTCGAACACACCGATGCCGGTGCCGCCGCGACCATTCATTTTCACGCCGAAACCGATCAAACGGGTTCCGTTGGTAGCGAAGGAGGCAGAGATAAGTGTTAGGACTGCAAGTAAAGTGATGAAGAACTTGGTACGATTCATCGATGGTTCCCCTTGGACATGGCGTCCATAAGTTTGTGATTCGGATTGGTTGATGGCGAAGAGGGTTTGTTGCCATACCGGAGGTCGCTAATTCAGCGCAAGGATCGATAATTCCCCCCACCGGTAGACGTAAAGGTAACAAAATCTACTATATCTTAACAAGTGATTTTTCTAAGTCGACACCTTCTTCATTGGCAATTCCACATGTTTCCTTTTACTCATTAGCCTTTCTGCTTGTTTATCACTAAAGTATTTTTCAAAGCGATCACCAAATTCAATCCTCATCACATCTCTCACTAACCCAACGTAGTTATAGAAGACTCCTCTATTAGCGCGTTCAAGATAACCTGAAGGCCAACTTTGCTTTCTTTTTAAAATACGTACAACCATTTCGTGATCTGCTTTTTTTGCCTTCTCTAAGTTTTTATCGATAAGAGAATTTAGTTGTTTTGCTGTAGTTACTCCCATTGCAAATAGGTCAGTCAGTAAATCGGAGTATGCTTCATCTCCTTGTAAATGATCCAATGGAAGTTTATCTCTAAGGGTTTTTTCAAGTAAATCAACATTTAGAACCTCATCCAAATCAACAACTGTTTTTTCTTTCCGGTATTCGCTTCTCTCGGCAAGAACTCTTTCAAATTCCAGATCAACCGTTTCTAATAGAGCTGAAACTCGATAAATTGTTCTTCTTATCGGTTTAGGTATGTCAATTTCGGATTTGTATTGTAAATCATGTTCAGCAGCGGCCCAGATATGTTGAGCTAACGTTCTAACCTGTAATTCAAATTGAAAATTTTCACAACCATGAAATGTAGGAAGTTTTAGCCAATCGTCTTTTAATTTTAAATTAAAATGAACGGATTGATACCCAAACTGGGACGGTTCAAGTCTTGCTGCTGTATCCTCGTGGGAAAGCTCACTAAAATTTGACAACACTATTTCGGATAGCTTATCTACATCGCGTTTGTAGAGCAAGATTGCACGAATTCCAATGAAATCAGGCAGGTCAACAAGCTGTTCTATCTTAAGGGATTTTCTATCTAACTTCTCTTCGATCGAAGTGAGACTTTTAAGCCTGCATTCAATCGCAACCCCAAGTGATATTGAGTTAGCATTGAACAGTTCTTCGATCTGCCTTTTTAGTTCAAGCATAAAATGTTCGGCGGAACTCTGAATCTCTCGGTATTGTTTTCTAAGTTCTTCAATATCCACATTGTCCTCAATGAATGGTTTTTTCAAGATAATCAATTTTTAATCAAGAGTAAACTCCATCAAGCATGGATAAACAGAAACCCACTCGAATCCTTGATATTGACGAAGTGCATGAGTACCTTTCCGGCGAAACGTTTCCATCCGGGTGTGCGTATAAGTACTACAGGCATTACCGGATAGGAGATGTACTGCTTTCGGGAGCGCACCCGATTTGTTGCGTAGCAAGTCGTTAACTCGATGTTAACTCAGAATGTCACTCTTGAAAAAGGAGCTAAGAAGATGAAACTCTGCACTGCAATCCTGCTAACCTTATTTGTCGCCGGAATGGCGTTTGCCGCCGATCTCACCGATCCGGTTTTGGTCACTACCATTGGCCAATCCGCCGACCTGCACAGCGCGAAATTGATTCTCAAGAAAGCCGGCGTTGATACAGTGAAGATGGTAGTCGATAAACTTGCCGGTGCCGATAAAGTACCTGCCAATGGAACCGTCGCGATGGTCGTCGGCGCATCGAATAAGGGACTCGGTGAGGCGAGAATTTCCGCCGAAAGCGAAATCGCCCGGGCAAAAGTAATTATCGCCGAAGCCAAGAAGAAAAAGGCAAAGATTCTCTTAATCCACATTGGCGGCAAGGAACGGCGCGGCGGTCAATCCGATGGCATTAACAAGACCGTAGCCGATGCGGCT
This genomic window contains:
- a CDS encoding 4Fe-4S binding protein, with the translated sequence MKPRTLRYTFLSILLAIVTYTAIWGKRSFEAWCPFGGMESLWGLFTVGQFSCVTGPLNLSMLVAIIVLAILAKKTFCSWGCPIGFLQELQNKVTRRFFPNRKPLNPKLNSWLKPLRYITLVVALYFTYRTGELILRGYDPFYIIFSGFGHGTLGWVSVTILGLLFIGAFIIPMFFCRYFCPLGATLDPFSRIGLIKIVRNTETCLECGDCATACPHDIKPFTVTRVNHRDCTNCLECIQACPVDDCLVLKLSPQVKS
- the yidC gene encoding membrane protein insertase YidC; the encoded protein is MDRNAWIAILLIGLVLILTPYLEKLWAPTPVPPPPVTQSHDTIPAAKPPAETGVRADTSAITSTTTPLVPPVVEKPWFKQIADPAKGVTTIVTPLYTAVLGWDGARFLHWKLHPNGKYIKDTVETVRKDEGYSIAPGLQFRDGGMRTVEFVQFTSTDSLIKLSENDTRTVTLHGAVEPFGNVELLYTFKGGSFEFEITARYQAEKLTTLGESGVWSISPGLSPTEDVHSTAISSMTQTGEEYFVGSHVWLGEYSNGTHEEFAPSADKPEKFNASGTTQWVAQRSKYFVVAVSPKKPGTAVEMSSEIGLNPTWKTQRILVTVPTTAMAEFSTRVYWGPLKNSYVGAFAPKLDLIMNWGWAIIRPFSKAVLWTLTFLYQFVPNYGIVILLFTILIKVILWPLTAKQFRSMKEMQIIQPIMQEMREKYKDNPKKMQEEMFKIYAEYKVNPAAGCLPMLLQMPVLYSLFIVFRSTIELRGAPFMLWIQDLSQPEALFILPFSIPLYGVNVALLPILMGVTQFYMGKQTASNDPNQKIMLYMMPVMMAVFFNSLPSGLVLYYFYYNLATIVQQHYIKGTTDKKVPEVKVS
- a CDS encoding HPF/RaiA family ribosome-associated protein → MLILIRNLHFRIDQTVRKFIEQSIQRKLEKYGNHIRRVTIQLIDFNSRHDGNNKSCRIEVRLSTNAIVFVEKISKDLIHSVEEAAERASGAVSRSVGRSRAKRRSVQLAID
- a CDS encoding carotenoid biosynthesis protein; its protein translation is MKSIELFLLMATLSMAGMILYDRVMLLLKRPPGLLFNAALVALLVGAVFSHALILRGVVWSLLFFAITTVVPYLVEAIGVRTGIPFGHYRYTKLMEPFGPFGVPVAVAGIWPVVLYFSVVDAEVLFTYFDWTMSLSRLLPTAAVIAMAADFLIEPTLVTKGYWIWDRERSSRIRWRTIPWTNFVGWFGTALFTLILAFAANGFLLPHQPNFTGDWLFPAPLLWAGLGVLNLVFAALHDRIPEVVIGGIVVCLCAFWLFYQMAFV
- a CDS encoding SPASM domain-containing protein; amino-acid sequence: MLEGLGNKQVAKLLQTTLANPSRYGTLLTQAWTRLVMPRDETAPFPSSAMIEPIARCNLKCPECPVGRGELGRTGEVSIEAFAELWKMFRGKIAHVLLFNQGEPLMVRHFDKIAQICSATKTYSLTSTNATLLAKNDWPERLVASGLTELILSIDGTTQDTFELYRVGGRLDKVIEGVQALRKARDANGGRGPILTMQMLLAKTNEHQWQDAPAFAKKIGCDGLVFKTMQIERLHDPVAKHFLPTKKKFWRYTEDESGKLILRRKWIGCGRLWWHPVVHADGELVPCCFDKNSEHSYGNVFQDGFATVWNGEKARKFRRQFIDSKAPPLPMCENCTEGLWRVELLPKEMERLQRHD
- a CDS encoding methyltransferase domain-containing protein encodes the protein MSDTHHTQRIEQYYRDMRSLIDIVTAQNGYANLGWLPEHSSGDYQTAQRLLVRTIADQLQLRPQFRVLEIGCGLGGPARQIATEFSCEVYGLELLRSQIDAGQKTLTAKDTIHLIQASAQALPFPRETFEAVYSLESAFHYPDKSKFVSEVAAVLKPGGRFAIADVLFTGNRRNGWRERQVLRALGAHSLYTEAKYREAAQQNGLRFVSRTDLTSGVCRSVQKMAPLIFQHWHTLRDAHYANWYLLAIAAIAKLSPITYPIVPVRYTLLGFEKSLR